AAATTTATCAAAAAAATGCTTGTTTTACCTGCCATAGTTTGGATGGCTCAAATAAAATTGGTCCTACTTGGGTAGGTATTTATGGCACCAAACGCAAATTAGCAGATGGTTCTGAAGTGCTTATTGATGAAAACTACATTCGTGAATCAATTTTAAATCCAATGGCAAAAGTTGCCCAAGGCTATCAGCCTGTGATGCCCACCTATCAAGGTATTTTAAATGAAACTCAAATTGAGGGTGTGATTGCCTACATTAAGGAACTCAATCAAGAGTGAGGATAAAGTAATGAGAACAACAAAAATAACAGAAGAAAATCAAAATTATCTAAGTCATCACAAAGGTTTAAAGTCATGGCTATTCACGCTGGACCATAAGCGCATTGGTCTAATGTTTTTAGGAGCCATTTTAAGCTTTTTCTTGCTGGGTGGATTGTTGGCTTTAGGTGTGCGTTTAGAACTGTTTGCTCCGGGCAAACAATTGATGGATGCGGATACTTACAACAAGTTTTTTACCATGCATGGTATGATTATGGTTTTTCTATTTATTGTGCCTTCTACACCGTCAGCTTTAGGGAACTTTGTTTTACCGATGATGGTAGGCGCAAAAGATGTGGCTTTTCCGCGGTTAAATTTACTTAGCTTTTATGTTTATCTTGCTGGAGCTTTACTTGCATTATCAACGCTTATTTTTGGTGGTTTGGACACGGGATGGACTTTTTACACACCTTACAGCTCTCAAATTGCTGGTCCCGTGATTATCATGGGTTTGGCAGTGTTTATTATGGGTTTTTCATCCATTCTAACAGGCTTAAATTTTGTGGTGACCATCCATAAACTTAGAGCTCCAGGCATGACTTGGTTTGATATGCCTTTATTTCTTTGGGCAATGTATGCAACTTCTGTGATACAGATTTTAGCAACACCGGTTATAGGGATTACCATGCTGTTATTGGTTTTTGAAAGAGCTTTTGGAATTGGGATATTTGATCCACAAATGGGAGGAGATCCCGTTTTATTCCAACATTTCTTTTGGTTTTACTCGCATCCCGTAGTGTACATTATGATCTTACCGGCCATGGGTATTGTCAGTGAGTTGATCGCAGTATTTTCCCATAAAAAAATCTTTGGTTACAAACCTATTGCCTACTCAAGTGTGGCCATTGCTGGAGTTAGCTTTTTAGTTTGGGGACACCATATGTTTGTCAGTGGTCAGTCATCGTATGCTGCCATTTTATTTAGCTTGTTAACGTTTGCAGTTGCTGTACCAACAGCTATTAAGGTGTTCAGCTGGATTGCAACCATGTACAAAGGTTCCATTGATTTAAAAACACCCATGATTTATGCCCTATCATTTTTGTTTTTATTTACCATTGGCGGATTGACCGGGGTATTTTTAGGAGCCATTGCTGTGGATGTGCATTTGCATGACACTTATTTTGTTGTAGCGCATTTTCACTATGTTATGTTTGGTGGAGCAGTGGTAGCATTTCTTGGTGGCTTGCATTACTGGTGGCCAAAAATGACAGGTAAAATGTACAATGAGTGCTGGGGACGCATTGGTGCAGTGTTGGTTTGGTTCTCATTTAATCTTACTTTTATGCCGCAGTTTATTGCTGGCTTCAAAGGTATGCCAAGACGTTATTATAATTATGATGCAAGTTATGAAATTTATAACCAGCTTTCAACCATTGGTTCAACCTTGTTGGGTATTGGATTTTTTATTGTAGCCATTAATTTATTGATGAGCTTGAAAAAATCAGCAGCGAAAGCGCCAGACAATCCATGGGGTGCATTGACTTTAGAGTGGGAATCAAGTTCTCCTCCATACCATGAAAATTTTAGAGAGCAGCCAGTGTTAAAGCACGGTCCGTATGATTTTGAAAAAGTAGAGGTAGAAGCATGAGCGGAAAAACAGGATATTTAGCGCATCATTTTGCTGAGCTGGATCAACAAAAAGAATCAGCAAAATTAGGTATGTGGCTTTTTTTGTTAACTGAGATTTTATTGTTTGGTGGTGTTTTTGTAGCCTATGCCGTGTTTAGATCTTTGTACCCAGAAACATTCATCAATGCGCATAAACATTTGAATGTAATGTTGGGAGGCATCAATACTTTGGTGCTGATTGCCAGCTCTTTAACAGTTGCCTTGGCTATAAGAGAAATTCAACTGGATCGTAGACAAAATTGTACATACCTGTTGTTGACAACAATTATTTTGGCTGGAGTATTCTTGGTGATCAAGTACTTTGAGTACAGCCATAAGATTCACGCGGGTTTATTGCCAGGAAAATTCTTTACCTACACAGGTATTGAAGGCACCAATCCACATTTGTTCTTTTCTCTTTATTTTCTATTAACAGGTATTCATGCCTTGCACATCGTCATTGGTATAGCTGTTTTAACTTGGGTTATGATTAAAAACCATAAAGGTCATTTTTCAGGTGAATATTATGTCCCTGTTGAAATGGGGGGCTTGTATTGGCACTTGGTGGATTTGATTTGGATTTTCCTATTTCCTTTATTGTATTTAATTGGATAAGAGGAGCGTAGAGTTATGAGTACAAAACACGAACATCATGTATTACCTTTAAAAGTATATTTTGCAGTGGCAGGGGCACTGTTTGTGCTAACCGCTATAACAGTTGCTGTGTCGTATGTAGATTTTAATGCAATGACGGGTATCAGTAATCTTAACTTGGTAATTGCCATGTTGGTGGCTACCATTAAAGGTAGTTTGGTGGCACTTATTTTTATGCACTTGTGGTTTGATGATAAATTATACTCATTAGCCTTTGTGGTAGGATTATTGATTTTGGGTATTTTTATATCCATTACTGTGTTGGATGAACAAAAAAGAGCAGGTTCTTACGATGAAAGGCTCAATCAGCCTATTGTTGAGCAAGTGGAGTATAAAAAGGCGGATGACCATCATCAAGAACAGCATTAATTTTTAAACCTAAAAATTTAACAATAAAAAAGGCAGCTACATCAGCTGCCTTTTTTATTGTAGTATTTTAAGTTTACATAGTAAGGACTTAAAAAAAACAGATTTCGTGTAGCGAGTTTTGCTTAACAAAGTAAAACAACTATCTGAGCTGGTAGGGATTATTTTTTTCTTGTTACCACTTCAATTTAAAACACTAAGTATAGTAAAAACAACAAAACACTGTTTATTTCTTAGATAGAACAGTAAATACTATTGTAACTCTATATTTAAAGCTACGGGAAAATGATCTGAAACTCCTTGCTTACTTACAAAGTTATAGCTTTTGGGTTTATTGCTTTGATCTTGCATGATAAAAGCGTTATTTAAGATATGAAAGCTATCATTTGTATATTCCCACTGTTGGTTGTCCGTGAAGTTTTGACTCAATAAGATAACATCTAAAAACGACCAAGACTTTTTCTTTGCATAATAATTGCTTCCAACATTGCTTTTGTTTACATACGCTTTTGCGCTAAGGTGTGGGGTTAACCACTGTTTTTGTGCAATTTTTTGAAAAATTAAAGTTTTATCACTTTCTTCGCGACTAACATTAAAATCACCAGCAGCAATATGATAATCTAAATGCTGATGTTTTTTTTGCAATTGATTAAGGAAAGTTAAAGCTTGTTGTCTTAGTTGTTTGGGATGGTAGGGGGCAGGAAAGTGAATGCTATAGGTGCCTAAGCTTTTGCCATCGGGTAAAGTGTATTGAGCATGTAAGATGCCCCTAGTATCTTTTTTGCGTTCATTAGAAATATTATCAAAGGGAATGTGAAACAGTTGGGGGGCTTGTTTAAGAGGGAGTTTACTCATAATAGCAACATCAATCCCACGAGTATCTTGGCCTTCTATCAATGAAATAGATTGAAACTGCACTTTTTTAGGTAAAAGCTGATTCAGATCTTGTAAAACATTTATATTTTCAATTTCTTGTAAAAACAGAATGTCAGGCCCATTATTTTTATTTTGCAAGGCAATGACGTGTGCAATATTTTTTAATTTGGTTTCATAAGCTATTTTATCCCAGTTAAGATCAAAACATTGTTTTTTCCATTTATAGTTACGTATTTTTGCACAATGCGCATGATGCTTTTTATTTTTCTTTAAAGCGTAAGGTAGGAATGTTTCATCGTCTTTTTTAGGGTCATCTTTAATGTCAAATAAATTTTCTACGTTGTATGTCATGATGAATAAGTTGGTTTTTTTATTTGAGTTATGATGCTGGGTTTTTAACAATTGATTTTTACATGCACAAAATAATAAAAAGAAGCATAAAATAAAACTTGTGCTAAGACTTATTTTTTTTTGTTTCAACATAGGGCTATCATAGCACAGTAGAATAAAAAGCATTCTATTGTTGTATCGCTGAATTAATTTTATCAAGAATGATTTTAAAATTATCAATACGTTCAAAATAATATTCTATACCATGACGGTGAAGAGCAAGTTTATCTTGATTTGATAAGTGAGAGGCAAAAACCAAGCATGGTTTTTGATGGAATTGTTGTGTCCTTAAGGTAGAAAATAAATAATGTCTGAATAATTTATGGTCGCATAAAATTAAATCATAAACTGTACAATTTTTAGACAGGTGTTCCAAATTTGAATAGTGGGTTACGGTATAACTGGATTTTTCCAATAAGCGGCTAAAGATCTTAGCAAACTCTAACTGGGTATCTAGATAAAGAACAGATATGGTTTGGTTGTTTTTTGTGAACATGCAATCTCCTTTTTAAAAAAGATTGCAAGATACAGTCCAAGAAGAAAACTGATCTAGACTGCGGTGTTAAAAAGTTTGTTAACAGTAAGTTAAAATGGCTATAGCTACTGTTGAATATTGGTTTGTACTTGAGTACAAAAGTTTCCTTCAATAAAGCCCGTTGTTCCGCCAAAGCCTAAGTTTAGGTAAAAATCTTTCATACACACTTCTCCACCAAGGGTGTTGGTGATTTTAGAAAAATTAACAATGCTAGAGTTGAGAACGCCATTGGTATTGCCGTTGATAATGACATCAACAGAATCCATAGGATATACAAAAGGATCTAGGTTCTCATTAAGGTAAGTGTCATGTAAATGAATTAAATCATAGACTTTGAAGGTAATGGTATTATTCAGATCGGTTCCGTTTTTAAATTGGAGTACGCATGTCATGCCATTAACGGTGCCACCGTTGTTGTCATCACCATAAAATACATTAAAACAATCTACCTTATCAATTCTCACTTCTTGCTCTTCACCAGAACTTAAAACCATTCTGACTGAGCCAAACTGATTGTTTGAGCAAGAGCTTGTTAAACCTAAAATAAGGTAAATTAAAGTAAGGAATAAACTATTTTTTTTCATTAAACTGGAACTAATATTTTTATGCATTGTATCATTTATTAACATTATTTCAAAATATATGCCAAGAGTTATTTTTGATAGATATCAGGTACTTAGCATACTTGAAACACTAGTTTTGAGCTAAAATTGAGACATGGATGTCTATAACAATTAATATTGTTAAGGAATTGTTGCTAAAGACAGAGTCTTTGACAGATTGATTTTACTTAATAGTGTCTAGTATGGTTTTTAAGGGTATTGTAGCTGTTAATTTTTCTTCCATGCTTGTGAATTGAAGAGGCCTTGAGTACAAGTAAGTAAACAAAACAGGGTAAAAGTTTATGTGTTCAATTATTTTTCTTTGGTAATGCTGTAAGCCTCATGAATGAGCCTTCTAAATTTTTTTTCATCATCAATTGAAGCATTTTCATATTGTAAAAGGCTAAAGTCGTTTAAACTTCCCATTGAACCAAAACAGCTTAAGAAAGTTTGTAGTCCGTGGCCTTCATTTTCTAAAGTTACTGAAATAGCTTTTAATTTTTTAGACCATTTTTTTTCGTCGCAAGATCTAAGTAACTTAATAATTTGATTGATTTTTTGGGCCAATTGAACGCTTTTCATTGTATTAGCAGTTTATAAAAAGATTGTATGCAAATCAATATACAACAACAAACGTAAGGGTACGTTTCACAATGAATTTTATTTTAGGAATTATCTAGATATAAATTGCAATACAGTTAATGATTTAGCTGTATGGTACCGATGGAGAGACTCGAACTCCCACGGGTTGCCCCACTGGTGCCTAAAACCAGCGTGTCTACCAATTCCACCACATCGGCACGGTGAATGCAGTTTCTAGTATGTTTCACCCAAAAACTCAAGCTTTTAATCGCGTTTATTTTAAAAGGTACGGCCTTACTTTTGAGATTTAGTCTAAACACCATTTTTTGATCCCGTTAGGAATAAAAAAATGGTGGGCCATGAGGGATTCGAACCCCCGACCCTCAGGTTCGAAGCCTGATGCTCTATCCAGCTGAGCTAATGACCCGTCCGCTTGTTTTTTATTAAGGGGGATCTTCCCCCCTTCTTGACCAAAAAACGTCGTTTTTGGTCAATTTAAAGCTATACTTGTGAAGAGCAAGGCTTTGCCTTGCGATGATCTAGTATAACTTATGCCGCAGTTTGCGGCCATCCCACCCAGGTCGACATCGATATAAAATCTTGTCTCCTTAAGTCAAGGAGTGGGTATAAAATGAAAAAACTATTCGGCTTTTTCTTCTTTTTTCTCTTCTTCTGTAGCCGGAGCTGCTTCTGCCTTAGGCTCTTCTTGTGCCGGAGCTTCAGTTGCTTCAGGTGCACTGGCTTCAGTTTTTACTTCTTCAGCTGGAGCTTCTGGTTCAGGAGCTTTTTTAGGTTCAACCAATTTGATGAGTTTTTCTTTTAATAAGATGCTTACTTTATCATCACCGTTAACCCATTGGTTTTGTTTGTTTTTAACACCAAAACGACCAGAACGTTTTTTATAGACTGTATATTCTTTGGTTTTTTTTACTTTATTCATAAGTACTCCTTTTTTTTGAACATTTAATCAATAAATGCTTAAAAAGTTTCTTGTTCAATTACTCAATTGTGCTAAGTCAACTAGCAAATATGCATGCACAAAGCAAGAAAGATATACTGGGTGGGGTAACTACTTTTTTAACCATGGCATATATTGTGGTGGTCAATCCCAGTGTTATTGCTCAGCCAGGAACAGGAATGAGCTTTTCTGGAGTCATGACGGCCACAGTTTTGTTGGCTTTTACCATGACCTTATTGATGGGCTTGTATGCCAAGTTACCTTTTGCAGTTGCACCGGGTTTGGGGGTGAATGCATTTTTTACCTATACTATTGTATTGGGTAAAGGTGTTGCGTGGCCAGTTGCTTTAGGGGCAGTGTTTTGGGCTGGGGTGCTGTTTTTGCTTTGTTCGGCTTTTAATATTAGAGAAAAAATTGTCATGGCCATACCACAAAATATCCGAGAAGCTTTGGCAGTGGGCTTGGGTTTATTTTTGGCTTTTATAGGCCTAAAAAATATGGGAGTGGTTGCGCCAGATCCAGCTACGTTTGTAAAGTTGGGTGAAATAAATTTAGAAGTTATTTTAGCGCTTGCAGCCATGATTTTGACCGCTTTTTTGCTGATGCGCGGCTGGAACAGTGCTTATTTGTTAACCATTGTGTTTTCTACAATTTTAGCCAATTTATTGGGTTTGGTAGAGTGGCCTGAACAATTTTTTAGTATGCCAGATTTCAAGTCAGTTTTTTTAGCCTTTCAACCTCTGGAAGCTTTAAAACTTAGTTTGCTGCCCACCATTGTTTCATTATTTTTTACAGATATGTTTGACTCCTTATCTACATTTGTTGGTGTTGCAAAAGCCACAAACATGGAAAATAAAGACGGCCAGCCTAAAAACTTAAAACAAGGTTTGATTGTAGATGCCTTGGCCACGTTATTTGCAGGTGTTTTTGGAACTTCTTCAGGCACAGCTTATATGGAAAGTGCAGTGGGAATTAAAGCTGGGGGAAAAACTGGATTAAGCGCTATTGTAACAGCAGTCTGTTTTTTGCCATGTTTTTTTATTGCGCCATTGGTTGCAATAATCCCCGCCTATGTATCAGGAGCTATTTTGGTTTTGGTAGGCATGGCCATGTTTCAATCGGTTAAGGGCATGAACTTTGCTCGTTATGAAGAAGCCATCCCTAATTTTATGGTTATTTTATTGATTCCTCTAACTTTTTCTATCACACATGGCATTTTATGGGGTTTTATCAGCCATACCTTATTGTTTGTTTTAGCAGGTAGACAAAAAGAAGTTTCGTTCACCATGTATATTTTAGCCATGATTGCCACGGCTTTGATTGTGATGGAGCAAATGGGTGTTTAAAGAGTTAGCGCCTATTTTTTTAATTCATTTATTGGGCCTTTTTAGTCCTGGACCAGATTTTGCGGTGGTCCTAAAAAACAGTTTTGAATCACAAAAAAAAGCTTTGTTTACGGCTTTAGGCATAGCATGCGGCTTGATGGGGCATGTTACCGTCTCTGTGCTGGGGTTGGGTGTGCTTTTGCAGCAGTCTTTTTGGTTAAGCCAAACCATTCAAGCAATAGGGGCCTTGTACTTAGGGTATTTGGGGGTGAAAATTTTTTTAAAATCAAAACCAAAAAACAAGACAACAATCAATGAAATAACAAATTCAGAGACACAAAAAAAAACATCAGTAGGTGGATTCAAAGAAGGTTTTTGGGTCAACGTGCTTAATCCAAAAGCGGGTATGTTTATCATGAGTTTATTTGCACAAATGGCCAATTCAGGTAAAGTTTTACAATTGCAATTAATTTTAGCAGCGTTTATTCTGATCAGTTCTTGGTTATGGTTTTCAACGGTAGCCTTGTTTTTAAATATTTCTTACATCAGGGTCATTTTTTTAAAAAATGTGCCGGCCATAGAAAAATTAATGGCTTTTATGTTAGTCGTGTTTGCTTTTTTAATTTTAAGACAAATTATAACGGTAGCTTGAGAGAATGCTTATGAAGCAAGCTCAAAAATAATTACTTAGTTGTTATGTCTTAGTCCTATAAAATTGACGCAATGCTTAAATCATGCTAGCGGTGAAATCATCAGAGTTATTTTATTACCAGGAGCAATATGTACTATAGCATATTGCCCTGGCAAACTAACTTAGAGCAAGAAAAATTTTAGGAGGATCAGGTGAAAAAAATGTATTTTAATTTAGTAATATTATTTTTAATGGTGTTTATAGCCCACAGCCAAGTTGCGTTTAGTCAACAAACCCAAAGACCCCTGTTACCAAGTAACGATGGTTTTTTAGCAGCTATAAAGTATATGGAGGCTGGTCTTGAAGGTGCTGGAGAACTATCTGAAAAGGATATGTCCAGTGCAGCTAGTGCAATACAGGAGCTTAACGCCGTCTTAGCTTATGAAATTGCTCAGGCAGTCATTGTTGAGGATGAGGCTCAATTTTCTGATTACTTTACAAACCATCATGTTGCTAAACTTTTTTTAAGTAGTGAAAATAATATAACCATTGAGGTTTTTAATATGGATCAGGTATCGCAGATTCAGAGCCTATTTTGTGATATTTTACATGATGCCTACTTTGTTTATGAGCTGACGCCTTTTACGATTAATGAAATTCATGCTGATACAATTATTCAGGACACCGTATTTCATAAACTTCACATCAGTGGCACAGGTGATTTTAGTGATTTAGATACAACATATACAGTTCCAGAAGTTATTGAACATCCAGTATTTACTAATGAAAATGAGAAGGAACTACGGTATAAAGCAGCTGGCTTAGCATATGAAAAATTAGAAAAAAGATGCTCAATCATCAGAAACTAAAATTACATAGTGTTATTCATCTGTATTGAAATTGAATAGCTTTATAAAATAGTTTAAACAAAAAAAGGGGACGCTTTGTAAAGTGTTCCCTTTTTTTGTAAATTGATTAATAAAAAATGTTACTTGTTGCTCATCCAGTCTTTAAGCATATTTAATCCAGTATTAGCAAGATCATCACTGATGGAACCATCACCATCTTGATCAAGCAATTGATTGATTAAGCCCATGTTGCTAGGGTTTTGCTCAGTGGCTTGGCTGATAGAGCCGGTATGCTTTTGAGTGAGGACGTTTAATAATGATTCGGCGCCACTTGAATGATTTGCATTGCGAGCCAAGCCTTGAGTTAAAATTGGCAAAAAGCTACATATTGCTCTTGGGGAAATAACATGGTAGGACAATAGCGTGGATTTAATCGATCAAAAAGAATACAAAGCAGGGCCTTTATTAAATCGTGTAGATAATCCTAAACAATTGCGAGAAAGTGTTTCGGTAAAACAATTGCCGCAACTTTGTCAGGAGTTAAGGCAGTATATTATAGATATTGTTTCCGAACAAGGTGGTCATCTTGGAGCCAGTCTGGGTGTCATTGAAATGACGGTTGCGCTTCATTATGCCTACAATACCCCACACGATCAATTGGTCTGGGATGTTGGACATCAGGCGTATGCCCACAAAATTTTGACGGAAAGAAGAGATGTTTTTCCAAGCAATCGTAAATATGGTGGTATCAGTGGCTTCCCTAAGCGTAGTGAAAGTGAATACGATACCTTTGGTGTAGGGCATTCATCAACCTCTATTTCAGCAGCATTGGGCATGGCGGTTGCCAGTAAATTAACACCAGAAGATAATCGCAAATGTATTGCTGTGATTGGTGATGGCGCTATGAATGCCGGCTTATCTTTTGAAGCGTTAAATCATGGTGGTGTAGAGGAAGCTGATATTTTAGTAGTGCTCAATGACAATTGTATGAGTATTGATCCCAATGTAGGCGCTTTAAAAGAATACTTATCCCATATCACGGCCAGTCATACATACAATAGGATTAAGGATGAAGTTTGGAGTTTGTTGGGTAAAATTTCTAATTTTGGACCAGACCCAAGAGCAGTGGTACAGCGTTTAACCGATATTTTGAAAAATTCTGTTTTAAAAGAGAGTAACTTTTTTGAATCCTTAAAGTGGCGTTATTTTGGTCCAATTGATGGGCATAATGTTGAGCAAATGGTGCGCATGTTCAAAGACTTAAAGGATATTCCTGGACCCAAGCTGTTGCACTGCATTACTACCAAAGGTAAGGGCTATCAACCTGCCGAGGATGGTTCTGCAACTGTGTGGCATGCCCCAGGCTTATTTGATAAAAATAACGGTAAAATTATAAAATCTGTTAAATCAGAGCCGCAACCACCTAAGTTTCAAGATGTTTTTGGACATACTTTGGTTGAGCTTGCTAAAAACAATAAAAAAATTGCAGGAGTTACACCTGCCATGCCTACAGGCTGTTCTTTAAAGTTTATGATGGAAGAAATTCCAGAAAGAAGTTTTGATGTTGGGATTGCCGAGCAACATGCAGTTACTTTTTCAGCTGGACTTGCCACGCAGGGCATGATTCCGTTTTGTAATATTTATTCTAGTTTCATGCAAAGAGCGTATGACCAAGTGATTCATGATGTTGCTTTGCAAGACTTGCAGGTCATTTTTTGCTTAGACAGAGGCGGTTTAGTGGGTGCGGACGGTGCAACTCACCATGGAGCCTATGACATTGCCTATATGCGTTGTATACCAAACATGATTGTTGCTTGTCCTATGGATGAAATTGAACTGCGGAATATGATGTTCACAGCGCAAGAAGAAAATCATGGTCCTTTTTCTATTCGTTACCCAAGAGGTCAAGGTTTTATAGCAGATTGGCAAAAGCCATTTTCATCGCTAAAAATAGGCCAGGGTAGGCAACTGACACAAGGCAGTGATCTAGCTATTTTAAGTGTAGGTGCAATTGGCACAGAAGCTGTACAAGCGGTAAAAGATTTACAGCATAAAGGTATAAGCGTTGCGCATTATGATATGCGTTTTGTTAAACCGATTGATCAAGAACTTTTACACACGGTCTTTAAAAACCATGATAAAGTTTTAACGCTAGAAGATGGCTGTTTACAAGGTGGTTTTGGCTCGGCAGTACTTGAGTTTATGGCCGACCATGACTATCAGGCTAAGGTTGTGCGTTTGGGTATTCCTGATCGTTATATTCAGCATGGCACCCAACCAGAACTTTATAAAGAATGTGGCTACGATGCTGATGCTATTGTACAAGCCTGTTTAGAGTTGTCTCAAATTAAAAATAATAAAGAACCAAAAACAAGTGTTGTATCAAAAAAACAATTGCTCATGAGTGAAGCTATATAGTTTTAGACAGTTCATTAGTTTTTTATTAAGCATATGATTTTTTTATATTATTCACATGCTCCCAAGCCGCTATGGATGCCTGATTTTGCCCACAAAGTTTCTTTTTCTCCTTTTTCTCCTAATTTTGGTTGATAGATGAGTCCATCTGGACTGATTTCAAGTTCTCGTGCCTTTGCGTTGCTATCTAAATAACTGGAGCTGATCACCACTTGATAATGCCAAGGGATACAATTGAAAGATTGATCAGAGGGAACAGAAATAGACTGTCCGCAGCTGCCCGAATTTGAACATAACATGGGGGCGCCATTTTCATCAATCCATAGCTTGCAATCATAACCAATATTAAGACTGCAATTTGCTATATAAAGAGGCGATTTTATGGATTGATTGAACGTTCCCAATAAAGAATCTGTTCCCCCACAAGATGAAGCGTTTTGGCCATGGTCTTCATTGTCATCTAAATAAACAACAATACTTTCTTTGTCAGAGAAGTCTAAGCATGTCCATAAGCCTCTTCGTTGGGCTTCATTTTGCGCTTTAATAAGGGCAGATTCTAGGTCCATAATTGAACGGCGTAAACTTTGTTTTGCTCGCATGGCTGAGTAAGCTTGAGTACCTAATAAAATAGTTATGGTTGCAATCAATAGCGTTATCATTAGTTCAACCAAAGTTAAACCAAGATATTTATGTTGATGTATTTTCATTGTTCTTAACTATAGCATTAATTTTTTGATATACTCAACAATTGCTATGGATGATCAATTTAATCTCAAAATAAATACACCGCAACGCTGGAATCAATATTTAAATAAAAGTGAAAAAATTTTAGATGATGTAGAATTTATACAAATTTTAGTTGAGTTTATGCAAAATGAAAAAAAATTTTGCGAGCAAAATAAACTGGCTTATGGGCCCTTTGCGGCTATGGTAGCAATTCCAAGAGAAGTTGTTTTTTTAGATGGAAGTCAAAAAACAATTGATAATCAATTCTTTTTGCAAGAAGAAAGACAAGGGATACAGAAAGTTTTGTCATGGAGACCTATCAGTTTGGGATGTAATCAAGTGGTTATAACTGGGCAAGCAATTTTACATGGAGAAGTGGTCGCAGCAATGCTGGCGGGGCAGTATTTTAAGGATAATAACTTTATAGAGCCGTATGACTTTTCAAAAAATCATTGCTTGTTGGCTACAACCAGCGCTCCCTGTGAAATGTGTCTTAATGTGATTAAGTGGTTAAAACCTAAAAAAATAATTACAGGGGGTTCTCGTTTGGATACCTATGAGCATACTTGCTTTAATGAAGGTTTGTGCAATGAAGGCTTGAAGGTCTTGCGGTTAAGTCAAGATTGTCCTGAACAAGAATCATGGGTAGCACAACTCAACAACTGGGGAGTAGATGTGAGTGCAGGTATTATGCGTAAACAAGTGGTTGAAGAAATTTTAAAACCTTATCAAGGAGTTGTTTATCAACCTGAATAACGATAAATAACATCAAATAGTTTTCCAAAACGAATACCACGATCATAG
This window of the Oligoflexia bacterium genome carries:
- the dxs gene encoding 1-deoxy-D-xylulose-5-phosphate synthase, which codes for MDLIDQKEYKAGPLLNRVDNPKQLRESVSVKQLPQLCQELRQYIIDIVSEQGGHLGASLGVIEMTVALHYAYNTPHDQLVWDVGHQAYAHKILTERRDVFPSNRKYGGISGFPKRSESEYDTFGVGHSSTSISAALGMAVASKLTPEDNRKCIAVIGDGAMNAGLSFEALNHGGVEEADILVVLNDNCMSIDPNVGALKEYLSHITASHTYNRIKDEVWSLLGKISNFGPDPRAVVQRLTDILKNSVLKESNFFESLKWRYFGPIDGHNVEQMVRMFKDLKDIPGPKLLHCITTKGKGYQPAEDGSATVWHAPGLFDKNNGKIIKSVKSEPQPPKFQDVFGHTLVELAKNNKKIAGVTPAMPTGCSLKFMMEEIPERSFDVGIAEQHAVTFSAGLATQGMIPFCNIYSSFMQRAYDQVIHDVALQDLQVIFCLDRGGLVGADGATHHGAYDIAYMRCIPNMIVACPMDEIELRNMMFTAQEENHGPFSIRYPRGQGFIADWQKPFSSLKIGQGRQLTQGSDLAILSVGAIGTEAVQAVKDLQHKGISVAHYDMRFVKPIDQELLHTVFKNHDKVLTLEDGCLQGGFGSAVLEFMADHDYQAKVVRLGIPDRYIQHGTQPELYKECGYDADAIVQACLELSQIKNNKEPKTSVVSKKQLLMSEAI